ATTTTTGCAGTGCCAAGTTATATCGCTTTTTTTTTGTAATACCCTAATTTCAATTAGGGGTAAATTGATAATTTCATTTATAAGTGAACCTAGGTTTAGAGTTAAACCTCTCTCCCTTTATTTATAGCTGCCATCCCCTCTCGTGGGAGAGAGTGTGGCCATCGAGGAAGGAGGAGAGGAGTCTTTAGTGCATTGACCTACATAAGTCCAAGGTAAGGAACTAAGTCCTTAACTTTCCGACATCCTCGTTTTTCCATGTTAATATCCTTTTCATATTTGATTGGCATTCTCTTGGCTATTAAAAACTGCATGAATTTATGCCAAAGCAAAAACACTATGGTAGAATTACATATATTTGATTCTCCTAATCTTGTAGTGCAAGAATTAATTGTatttcataaattgtatatcatATATATGTATGCCTTGACACAAAATTATTTTGCTAGTGATTTCATAGGATTTTAATGGATTCCTAGactctttaaataaaaaaattcttttatgTTTTCAAAGACTTTAGCTAGTGACGTTTGAAATTACATGACCTAGCtatctatattttattattaatcatTTAACTATAAAAACATGAAAGAGTTAATTACTCTGTTTTATATCATTGCTCACTTGGTCTTTTGCTTCTAGAACATTAATCTTTATTGGGTCAAAATACAAATAAAGTAACGAGTTCTGTCCCCGTATAACAACACacaaaaaattacatatttgtTTGAAGATAGTGTGGTATCGAGAGCGAGAGCCGGAGGATTATTCgagaagaaatggatttgataattatcattattataataaatatattaatttaaaagaaATTATATGGCTTTGTGAAAGGATTTTAATTTAGGCATGGGTTAATCTTTGCAGGAATTGATTTAGGTCAGTTCAGGGCATGACAAAGATGGTATTAACATAATGACTTTGAGAGACCTGAATGATCATGAGATCAATTGCCTTTCCTAAGGTTTTAGATTTGttttgttaaaagaaaaaaatctaaagTTAGAGGGATACAGTGGAAGCATAATTAGAGAAATTTGCAAGACCATTTTTTTTTAAAGAGGCAAGAATTATAATATCCTAATTTTAATTAGGagtaaattaataaatttattttataagtgAACATAGGGTTAGGGTTAAGCCCCCTCTCCCTTTATTTATAGTTGTCAGCCCCTCGTGGGAGAGAGCATGACCATCGGGGAATGAGGAGTGGCGATGTAGGGTGTCGACCTACAAAAGTCTAAAGTGGGGATTTGAGTCTTGAACTTTcctacatcttttttttttctatattaatatcatttttttGTTTAATTGATGTTCACTTGCTCTAACAAAACTGCATGAATTTATGTGAAAGTAATCTATGTCAATTAGATTCATGCAATTTTGCCATAGCAAGAGAACATCAATCAGACATAAAAAAGGATATTAACATGGACAATAAAAGGAGGATATAGGAAAGTTTAGAACTTGGATCCCTACCTTGAACATATGTAGGTCAATGCCTTAGCATCTCATCTCCTTCCTTATATGGCTGTGCTCTCTCCCATGAGAGAAGGGGATGACAATTATAAATAAAGGGAGAGAGGGTTTAACCCTAACATTAGGTTCActtgtaaaataaattatcaattttTCCCTTATTAAAATTAGGGTATTACAATTCCTCCTATTTAAAAAAATTTGGGCCTATAAATTTCACTAATTATGCTTCCATTATATCACTCTAACGTTATATTTTCTTTTGCAAGACAAGTCTAGAATCCTAGTAAAGGTATCGGATCCCATAATCATTCAGGTCCTTAAAATCATTGCTTTGGCTGTCACGCCCTTAATTGACGTAAATCGGCTCTTGAGAAGATCAGTCAGTGCCTGAACTAAAATCCTTTCATAGAGacgtatatattttttaaattaatacaTTTATGATAATAATGACAATTATCAAATCTAACTTCACCTCGAATAGTCCTACCATCCTTGCTCTCGATGCCATTCTACATTCAAACAAATCTGTAGTTTTTTTTGTGTTGTTACAGAGACAAAATTTCTTCCTTTATTTGTGTTTTAACCCAAGAGAGATCAATGTTGTATAAACACAAGACCAAGTCAACGGTGATGTAAAGACATACCAATTAGCCCTTTCCTGTTTTAATAGTTAAATGATTAATAGTAAAATATAGATAGCTAGATAATATAATTCCAAATGTTACTTGCCAAACTCTTAGAGaacatgaaattttttatttatttatttaaaggaTCTAGAAATCCATTAAAATCCTATGAAATCAACACcaaaataattttatctctagGCATGCATATACATGATATACAATTTATGATTTATAACTCACAAATGAGACTTAGTTCTTGCACTACAAGGTCAGGAGAATCAAATATATGCAGTTTTACGATAGAAAATGAACATATTATTGTTTTTGCTTTGACATAGATTCATGTAGTTTTGCCATAGCAAGAGAACATCAATCAAACATGAAAAGGATATTagtatgaaaaaagaaaaatgagGAGGATGTAGGGAAGTTAAGGAATCGGACTTGGATTTTTGTAGGTTAATGCCCTAGCGTCTCCTTTCCTTCTTCCTCGATGTTCATAATCTATCCCACAAGAAGAGAGGATGCCAGCTATAAATAAACGGAGAGAGGTTTAACCCTAACCCTAGGTTCACTTAAGAAATGAAATTATCACCTAATTAAAAATTAGGCTATTACACTTTTACTGGGCTGACATCAGAGTATTGATCAGCAAGGGTACAATCAACTTCAATAATATATTTGATATTTCTATGGTGGCATTTGTTTTAACAAATTGAATCAAtaatataaatgaaataaaatattttgagtaCTTGAATTACTAGGAGTTGCATCTTGTATGCCTGATTACTTTCCGATGCATATATAGCCTTACATGGCAACTATAATGATCTTTCTTTCCATTGAtttatttgttttgaaaaatGCTTGAATCTTTCTTTCTCTCATCTTACTGACTCCTGTCTGTGATAGTCCTGAATTTTATGAAGATCAGATGTAATATTTTGATAAATTCATTTTTGATATTTCAAAGTTAACTGTCAGGCATACAAGACAGTTTATCATGATTCTATGACCTACAATATAATTAATTTCTCAAGGTTCACCTACATTACAATATAATTAATTGCTCAAGGTTCACCTACATATTAATTCCCATGCAGATCATCATACGCAGTTGATGATACCAGATTTTCAATCCTTAATAATTCATTATGCCCAAATTGACACTGCTTCTACTAATCCATTATCCCTAATTGATTCTTGTTTATGAGAATCATGTCATTGCCAACGGACAGTACATTTTGTTTGCCCCTTTGGTAGAACTGTGATTTGTTTTTGTAATCGTTGTTGCTCCCTTCCTTTCTGGAAATTGAGCTTCTTGCTGGTTGGTTTTACCATTATGATTTGCTTTTGTTCTGATGCCACTGTTGCTATTCTAtgcgagaaaaaaagaaaaaacttgttCAGATACAAATGCAAGAAACCAGGTTTGTTATGGTTGGGATTTGGCTGATGGTTTTATTTGTTTTGGCCGTTAAACTTCAGAACAACTTGTATGAATTGAATATTATACTGATTCTTCTGATGAAACTTTTACAATAATCCCACATTTTTATCTAACCTACAATTCTGATACAATCTGCTAGGTAGAAGCCCATGAGTTGTGACAGGGAGCTTTTCTGACctggattttgaaaattttgacagGTACAAAGGCAACTGCAGCTAAGAATAGAAGCCCAAAGCAAGTATCTTAAGAAGATTATTGAGGAGCATCAGCGGCTCAGTGGGGAGCCGGCTGAACCACCTGGAGTAGGCATTTATGCCTACAGTAATGATAATTGCTTAAACTCTGATGACAAGACTGACCCTCCGGCTCCTGCGCCAACTTCAGTTTCCCCAGTTCAAGACAAAGCTGCTAGCAAGCCCCTGACTCCTGACTCCACTTGCCGTGTTTCCTCCCCTTTAGAGAGTCCAAAGCATGAGAGGGTGAAGAGGCAGCGGTTCCCAGGGCATGAAACTACAGACTTAGTGCCTGCTCAGCATATCCTGGAGTCAAGTTCAGGCTCAGATTTCCAGCAGCCATGCTCAGTGTTCCTAGCTGGCAGAGGGCAATTTGATGCATCAAGCGCTTCAATCTTCAATGAACAATTTGGGAATGATTCAGGAAGCGAATTATGAAGGATTCATGCAAGTTGCTGTTCATCAAGGATAGCTTGACGAGAGAAAAGCCATGCTGGAGGGTGAATAATTATTATGTGATTTTTCAGCTCATAGAGTCTCAGCAATTCATGAGATGCCCGCACAAATTCACAGCTCAGACAGGAGGTGCTCTACTCTATGGTTAATCACAGCAGCTTAGGAATTGACCCGGGGATTTAGCATCCCATGTCAGCCAAAGAAGTGATTGATTCTTGATTTTGGCTTCTTCATTTGTTTAATCTGTTGTGCTGCCATGTCTAGTTCTCGTATTAAAGTTAAACGCAGTAGGAACTTTGACCCATCCACTTCAATTGTGCTTTTAACTGTGATCATCAATTCCCACATCATAACCATCAGCCAATCATGGTCGCCTGTTGGCCATTATCTCTAGATAGTAGTGGTTTCAACACAATTGTAAGTGTACAATAGGAAAGGTTCTTGCCCTGCTGCAGTACTATATGACTTGGCAGAAATATTTGATGCATAAAAGAAACGGAGGCCTATTTCTCATCAGAAGCATCTTGGCAGAACAGCCTTGACGTATTTCTTGCTTGCATCTGCTGATCGCACAAAGTGGAGCTGATCTAGTATGTGAACAGTTCTCTCGTGAAACCCTGCTGTGTCAATTTTTCATGTCCCCATTCTAGGGATTCTGCTTCTCTCTCGTAAAGCACTGTTGTGTCAGATTGTTATGCCAATCTTTTTGGAG
This DNA window, taken from Musa acuminata AAA Group cultivar baxijiao chromosome BXJ3-7, Cavendish_Baxijiao_AAA, whole genome shotgun sequence, encodes the following:
- the LOC103990482 gene encoding myb family transcription factor PHL7 isoform X2; translated protein: MGVSGLTIYHIKSHLQKYRLANYIPDSSADGAKSENKDSGDHTMRPENSSGMQMTEALRLQMEVQKRLHEQLEVQRQLQLRIEAQSKYLKKIIEEHQRLSGEPAEPPGVGIYAYSNDNCLNSDDKTDPPAPAPTSVSPVQDKAASKPLTPDSTCRVSSPLESPKHERVKRQRFPGHETTDLVPAQHILESSSGSDFQQPCSVFLAGRGQFDASSASIFNEQFGNDSGSEL
- the LOC103990482 gene encoding myb family transcription factor PHL7 isoform X1 gives rise to the protein MYQSKAVSSISPNGKNSLAHDQHLELSDNVVFSNSGRNDPGNPNLASRQRLRWTNELHDRFVDAVTQLGGPDRATPKGVLRIMGVSGLTIYHIKSHLQKYRLANYIPDSSADGAKSENKDSGDHTMRPENSSGMQMTEALRLQMEVQKRLHEQLEVQRQLQLRIEAQSKYLKKIIEEHQRLSGEPAEPPGVGIYAYSNDNCLNSDDKTDPPAPAPTSVSPVQDKAASKPLTPDSTCRVSSPLESPKHERVKRQRFPGHETTDLVPAQHILESSSGSDFQQPCSVFLAGRGQFDASSASIFNEQFGNDSGSEL